The following proteins come from a genomic window of Pseudomonas sp. WJP1:
- a CDS encoding amidohydrolase has protein sequence MRDLSALPNLTVALIQTTLAWHDRQANLEHFEPLLEQARGADLIILPEMFTTGFSMESETLAEAENGPTSKWLRAQAAKLDAVITGSVIVQAADGSHRNRLLWARPDGEVWHYDKRHLFRMAGEHNHYTPGERQVQFELKGWRVRPLICYDLRFPVWSRDPQDTDLLLYTANWPGARRQHWNRLLPARAIENLCYVAAVNRVGTDGKGFAYTGDSQVLDFQGETLLSAGEADGVFKVVLDAADLAAYRTRFPANLDADTFEFT, from the coding sequence ATGCGTGATCTGAGTGCACTGCCGAACCTGACTGTTGCGCTGATCCAGACCACCCTGGCCTGGCACGATCGCCAGGCCAACCTGGAGCATTTCGAACCCTTGCTGGAGCAGGCGCGCGGCGCGGACCTGATCATTCTGCCGGAGATGTTCACCACCGGTTTCTCGATGGAGTCCGAGACCCTCGCCGAAGCGGAAAACGGGCCGACCAGTAAATGGCTGCGGGCCCAGGCTGCAAAATTGGATGCGGTGATCACCGGTAGCGTGATCGTGCAGGCCGCTGATGGCAGCCATCGCAACCGCCTGTTGTGGGCTCGGCCGGACGGCGAAGTGTGGCACTACGACAAGCGTCACCTGTTCCGCATGGCCGGCGAGCACAATCACTACACCCCGGGCGAGCGCCAAGTGCAGTTCGAGCTCAAGGGCTGGCGGGTACGGCCGCTGATTTGCTACGACCTGCGCTTCCCGGTGTGGAGCCGTGACCCGCAGGACACGGACTTGCTGCTGTACACGGCGAACTGGCCGGGCGCACGGCGTCAGCACTGGAATAGATTGCTGCCGGCGCGGGCGATCGAGAACCTGTGCTACGTGGCGGCAGTTAACCGCGTCGGCACCGATGGCAAAGGCTTTGCCTATACCGGGGACAGCCAGGTGCTGGATTTCCAGGGCGAGACCTTGCTCAGCGCGGGGGAGGCGGACGGCGTGTTCAAGGTGGTGCTGGATGCGGCGGACCTGGCGGCTTATCGCACGCGTTTTCCGGCGAATCTGGATGCCGATACCTTCGAATTCACCTGA